TGGATTTTCCCTATTCTCTATTCTTTCTTCCCTAACCCCTAGCCCCTTTTTCCTAGCCCCTTTTTCCTAGCCCCTTCATGTAAGCTTGCACAAAGCGATCGTCAAATAACTTGCTCAGATCCGGTTGCGTTTTTGATAACCCCACTTCTTTGAGAAATTTACTCATTTCCTGAGCGGCAAACTGTAACGAAGTCAAATCGCTCCCTGGTTGAAATGCTTTAATATTTTCCTCAATTGTAAATATCTGCGTGCCATCAGCGTATTGCTTGTATTCTTCCACAGAAACGCCCGCTCGTTTCGCCATAATTTCATAAGCTTTATCTGGATTTGCCTTCATATATTCCAATGTGGCAAACCAGGAATCAACCAATGCCTGTACTCGATCGGGATATTGTTCTACAAATTTGCGCGTCACAACGAGGTGATCCGAAATCGCTCCCGGAAAGTCCTTGGAACTAAACAATTCCTTACTACCCTCACGCTTTAATGCTTGCGTGGTAAAGGGAGCGAACACCGCCGTTGCATCGACTTGTCCCGCGACAAATGCTGCCGCTGCTTTACCTGTTTCTAGCGGTACGAACTGAATATCTTGCGGCGATAACCCTGCTTTTTTCAGACCTAACAAAAGGAGAAAATGATCGACCGTACCTTCTTCTGCGGCTACTTTTTTCCCTTTTAAATCGGCAATTGAATTAATGCCATCTCGGACGATAACTTTATCGTTGCCGGTGGAGTTATCGTTCACCAGCACAATCACTTGGTCTGCGCCACCCGATACGGAATTAACCGTATCTCCTAAAGTTTGACTATTGGCATCTATTTGTCCTGCGGTTAGGGTGCTAATTGATTCCAAATATCCATCAAACCATTTGAGGTCTACCGGGACGTTATTTGCTTGAAAAATTTTTTGTTCTTGCGCCACTTGCCAAGGAAACCAACCGGGCCACGCGCTGAATCCCAGACGGACGGCACCGGCAACTGCTGAGGAACTGGTATCGGTTTCGGTGGTTGTTTTAATATAGGTGGCAGGGTTGACGCAACCTACAATAATGGTGAAAGTAACAAGAAAAAGGATGCAGAAGGAAAGGGGCGATCGCACTCTCATAGCATCTCCTATAGGAGAGATTGTGGGCGAGTTTTCAGAGCGGTTGAATATGTGTAGCAAATAAAGGTATCACCGCTTTGTTATTTTTGTTACAAAATTCCTCAGTTGGCCTATTTACAGCTTTTGAGCTTTAATTTTTTGGCTTTGTCACAAATAGACCTGTTGCCAAAGTAGATTTTATCTGCGTTAATCTGCGTTAATCTGCGGTTTTATCTCTAAAATTGACAACTTTGGCAATCAGCCTAATAGTGTTAGCTCCTCCGAGAAGTAGATTTTAGAGATTTTTTACCGCAGATGAACGCTTCGGAACGCAGATGAGTAGAAATGTTCGATCGCACATCAAGGGATTGTGCGGATAAGTTGTTAATGAACAGTGGATAGTTGATGTTTGGTGGTTGAGGATCGATCGAGTTGAGAGCGTACCCAATCAAACCAAGTTTCTAATCCCTCTCCTGTTTTGGCAGAGACGGGAATGATGGTGACGTGGGAATTCATTTGGCGCACATTTGCCACAATTTGATTCACGTCAACATCAAGATGGGGTGCTAAGTCCATTTTGGTGATTAACAAACAATCTGCTTCTTGAAACATCACCGGATATTTGAGGGGTTTGTCTTCTCCTTCGGTCAAACTCAAGAGCGCAACTTTCGCGTGTTCGCCTACTTCAAATTCTGCCGGACAAACGAGATTGCCAACGTTTTCTACCAGTACTAAATCGAATTCGGAAGGGTTGTATTCGTGGGCTAAACGATGAATTCCGCCTGACACCATTTTGGAATCCAAATGGCAGGAACGACCTGTGTTGATGGCAATCACGGGAACGTTGTATTTCCGCAGGCGATCGGCATCTAATTCGGTGGTCATATCGCCTTCAATTACGGCGATTTTGTACTCGTTGGTGAGGACTGCTAGGGTTTTTTCTAGCAATGCAGTTTTGCCCGCGCCGGGACTGCTCATCACGTTGAAACAGGTGATTCCCCATTCATCAAAATGTTCGCGGTTGTGGTCTGCTCCGGCTTGATTGGCATGGAGCAAGTTAATTCCTAAAGCGGCGTCAAAGGTTTGGTGCATAAGTTTCCGCAGAATCAGAACTATATTCAATGCGATCGATCTTCAGTTCTCGGCCCGATCGAATATCTTCCATTGGCGAGTGGCAAGTCGGACAAGCGTACTGAATGCCAATTTCTGGCCGATATTCTTGTTGGCAGTGATGGCAAAACGCAATTAATGGCGTTTCCTGAATGACTAGCTTCGCTCCTTCTAAAAAGGTGTTGCGGGTCTGGACTTCAAAGGCGAATTGCAAACTCACAGGTTCGACGCAGGTGAACTGACCGACTGTGAGATGAACGTGGGAAATTTTCGGTTTTTCCGGTTGTTCTAACCACCAATTCCGCACAGTTACTATTAATGCCTTTGTCATGTCAGTTTCGTGCATGGATTTCTCCTGAGAAAAAGGGGAGAGGGAGAGGGAGGAAGGAGAAGAATAGGCTGCTTGCAAAATCTGAATTCCCGCTCTTTTTACCGCAGATGAAAGCAGATAAACGCAGATAAACGCAGATGAAGAATATGCAAGAGGTCTACTGTTCCCTGTTCTCTTCTGCTTTCAGTTTTTAAGTCCAGGCTACGAGTTCGGGTTGCGATTCTGGGAAAATGTAAGCGGGTTTTTGTTTGCGCGGTAGTTGACCGGATATGACTAAATGTGCCATCGTGTCGCAAATGACGCGAGTTGCCATCAACGAAGTCATATCGCTGATGTCATAAGGTGGAGAAACTTCTACCACTTCTAAGCCGCAAATTGGTGCTTTTTGCACTATTTTGCCGAGTAAAGATAGCGCTTCGCGGGGTAATAAACCACCCGGTTCTGGCCAACCGGTGCCGGGGACAAATCCGGCATCGATGCAGTCAATATCGAAGCTGATATATACGCAGTCGGTGCCATCGAGTGCGCGTTCTAAGGCAAAATCAACGGCTGCATCAATTCCTTTTTCTACGATGTCGGTAACGGTGAGAATGTTAGTAGAACGTTCTCGACAAACTTTCACGCCTTGACGGGGAACTTGCCAACCGCCAATTCCCAGCTGTACGAGGTTTTTGGCTGGGGCGTTTTTCATGTTGGTGGCGTGAAACCAAGGACAGGTGTGCATCCGTTCGTCGAGGTCGGTTTCTTGGGTGTCGGCGTGGCGATCGAAGTGAATAATACCAACTTTTTTATCTCCCAAATGGCGGCAAATGCCTCGTACTGTTGGGAAGCCGATCGAATGGTCGCCGCCTAAAATAATCGGAAATGCGCCGGAACTAAAAATGTGGGCAACGCCTTTAGAAATTTGGTCGAATGATTTTTCGTTGTTCGCGGGAATGGTGAAGATATCGCCCACATCGCAAAGGGTGATTTGTTCGCGCAAATCAACTCCCAATTCAAAGTTGTAGGGAGTGTACAATGCAGAAATGCGCCGAATCCCCTGCGGACCGAAGCGAGTTCCCGGACGATAGGTAGTTCCGGAGTCGTGGGGAACGCCGACAATCGCCACATCGTATTCGCCCACTCTACGCACATCTTCTACATAAGGCGCTTTCATGAAGGTGTTGATGCCTGCGTAGTGGGGGAGTTCGCCGCGAGAGAAGGTGGGAATGGTGCGATCGCGAATACTTTCTGCTGCTTCTAATCCATATTCCAGACCTTTTGACACTTCCTGCTGCCAGCCTGTCAACGGCAATCTCGCTTCCAGTTCCAAAGCGCGTTGCGCTTCGCTGGGAGTATGGCCGTTATTTGAGTCTGGACTTTGAAACAAAGGATTTTCAGTCATTTGAACACTCTGGAGATTTACAAAACAACATTCTGCTGTTGATTCACTTGCTTGTCTCCTGAGTTCCAAAGCAGAAAGCCCAGGAGAACAAGTTTAGTCGATCGCGACTTATACGTTTCTCCCGGGCTTTTCTCCCGCCGTGTGGCTAGCTAATCCTTATAAATATAAATATTCTACAGGAGCCAGCTGCTTCTCTCGGACCAGCATTTGGAGTGTCGCCAGTGTCGCTCTATCCAAACCGGAACCCTAGAAGCTATCAAATTCTTCACCTCTCTGACTCTGCGATTTACCTCAAAACACTTCCAGCTTTGACGCTAAATACTACAAAGGGTAGAAAGATTGAATTTTATTGATAAGTTATTCTTTGTCTTACCTGCTTAACTTAGCAATCAGTTAAGCTACAAAATGTATCTTAAGTTACAAAA
This is a stretch of genomic DNA from Aerosakkonema funiforme FACHB-1375. It encodes these proteins:
- a CDS encoding agmatinase family protein, producing the protein MTENPLFQSPDSNNGHTPSEAQRALELEARLPLTGWQQEVSKGLEYGLEAAESIRDRTIPTFSRGELPHYAGINTFMKAPYVEDVRRVGEYDVAIVGVPHDSGTTYRPGTRFGPQGIRRISALYTPYNFELGVDLREQITLCDVGDIFTIPANNEKSFDQISKGVAHIFSSGAFPIILGGDHSIGFPTVRGICRHLGDKKVGIIHFDRHADTQETDLDERMHTCPWFHATNMKNAPAKNLVQLGIGGWQVPRQGVKVCRERSTNILTVTDIVEKGIDAAVDFALERALDGTDCVYISFDIDCIDAGFVPGTGWPEPGGLLPREALSLLGKIVQKAPICGLEVVEVSPPYDISDMTSLMATRVICDTMAHLVISGQLPRKQKPAYIFPESQPELVAWT
- the hypB gene encoding hydrogenase nickel incorporation protein HypB, with product MHQTFDAALGINLLHANQAGADHNREHFDEWGITCFNVMSSPGAGKTALLEKTLAVLTNEYKIAVIEGDMTTELDADRLRKYNVPVIAINTGRSCHLDSKMVSGGIHRLAHEYNPSEFDLVLVENVGNLVCPAEFEVGEHAKVALLSLTEGEDKPLKYPVMFQEADCLLITKMDLAPHLDVDVNQIVANVRQMNSHVTIIPVSAKTGEGLETWFDWVRSQLDRSSTTKHQLSTVH
- the hypA gene encoding hydrogenase maturation nickel metallochaperone HypA, producing MHETDMTKALIVTVRNWWLEQPEKPKISHVHLTVGQFTCVEPVSLQFAFEVQTRNTFLEGAKLVIQETPLIAFCHHCQQEYRPEIGIQYACPTCHSPMEDIRSGRELKIDRIEYSSDSAETYAPNL
- a CDS encoding ABC transporter substrate-binding protein, yielding MRVRSPLSFCILFLVTFTIIVGCVNPATYIKTTTETDTSSSAVAGAVRLGFSAWPGWFPWQVAQEQKIFQANNVPVDLKWFDGYLESISTLTAGQIDANSQTLGDTVNSVSGGADQVIVLVNDNSTGNDKVIVRDGINSIADLKGKKVAAEEGTVDHFLLLLGLKKAGLSPQDIQFVPLETGKAAAAFVAGQVDATAVFAPFTTQALKREGSKELFSSKDFPGAISDHLVVTRKFVEQYPDRVQALVDSWFATLEYMKANPDKAYEIMAKRAGVSVEEYKQYADGTQIFTIEENIKAFQPGSDLTSLQFAAQEMSKFLKEVGLSKTQPDLSKLFDDRFVQAYMKGLGKRG